In Bacilli bacterium, the following are encoded in one genomic region:
- a CDS encoding twitching motility protein PilT: AYLDDGTMIVVEGGRDFIGATLEVLVTSVLQTSAGRMIFAKPKLLEKAL, translated from the coding sequence GCTTATCTGGATGACGGAACGATGATCGTCGTTGAAGGCGGGCGCGACTTTATCGGCGCCACGTTGGAAGTGCTGGTGACCAGCGTGCTGCAAACGTCCGCCGGGCGGATGATTTTTGCCAAGCCGAAACTATTGGAAAAAGCGCTGTGA
- the ispD gene encoding 2-C-methyl-D-erythritol 4-phosphate cytidylyltransferase — MGKLGAVIVAAGKGVRMGAKASKQFLPLGDKPLFMHALTVFQQLREMDAIVLVVAAADLDRCRGLVAKYGMDKVKAVVVGGDERQDSVFNGLVALTAFPVEWVMVHDAARPFVTAEDAVRCWQAARIHGAAVLGVPVKDTIKQVNDNGMIAKTPERRSLWAAQTPQAFRLFELMSAHERARQDRLAATDDAAIFEHYGGSVRMVEGSYRNFKVTTPDDLQLARMLLKEYEREI; from the coding sequence ATGGGGAAGCTGGGCGCGGTTATCGTCGCTGCAGGCAAAGGCGTCCGCATGGGCGCAAAAGCGAGCAAGCAATTTTTGCCGCTGGGCGACAAGCCGCTCTTCATGCACGCATTAACCGTATTTCAACAATTGCGGGAAATGGATGCAATTGTTTTGGTGGTTGCCGCTGCCGATCTGGATCGCTGCCGCGGCCTTGTCGCCAAATACGGCATGGACAAGGTCAAAGCGGTTGTCGTCGGCGGAGACGAACGGCAGGACTCCGTATTCAACGGCTTGGTTGCGTTAACCGCGTTCCCCGTCGAATGGGTGATGGTGCATGATGCCGCGCGGCCGTTTGTGACGGCGGAAGATGCCGTTCGCTGCTGGCAGGCCGCCAGAATACACGGCGCGGCGGTACTCGGCGTTCCTGTCAAAGACACGATCAAACAGGTTAACGATAACGGAATGATCGCGAAAACACCGGAAAGGCGAAGCCTGTGGGCGGCACAAACCCCCCAGGCCTTTCGCCTGTTTGAGCTTATGTCCGCCCATGAGCGTGCGCGACAAGACCGGTTGGCTGCAACCGACGACGCGGCGATATTTGAGCATTACGGCGGGAGCGTGCGGATGGTGGAAGGGAGCTACCGCAATTTCAAGGTGACGACTCCGGATGATCTCCAGTTGGCGCGAATGTTGTTGAAAGAATACGAAAGGGAGATTTAA
- the ispF gene encoding 2-C-methyl-D-erythritol 2,4-cyclodiphosphate synthase: MIRVGQGFDVHRLAAGRKCIIGGVEIPHDEGLLGHSDADVLLHAVCDAILGALGLGDIGRHFPDTDNTFKDASSLMLLRNVWSMAKDRGYRLGNLDATIIAQQPKMAPYIPEMEDRIADALEAKPLQINIKATTTETLGFTGRKEGIAAQAVVCLIREAQP, encoded by the coding sequence ATGATCCGTGTGGGACAGGGGTTTGATGTGCATCGTTTGGCTGCCGGCCGGAAATGCATAATCGGCGGTGTCGAAATTCCGCATGACGAAGGACTCTTGGGCCATTCCGACGCGGATGTGTTGTTGCATGCCGTATGCGACGCGATTTTGGGCGCGCTGGGGTTGGGCGATATCGGCAGGCATTTTCCCGATACCGATAATACCTTTAAAGACGCCAGCAGTTTGATGTTGCTGCGCAACGTTTGGTCGATGGCAAAAGACAGAGGCTACCGGTTGGGAAATCTGGATGCGACGATCATCGCGCAACAGCCCAAAATGGCGCCGTATATTCCGGAAATGGAAGATCGGATTGCGGACGCGTTGGAAGCAAAACCGCTGCAAATCAATATAAAGGCGACGACAACCGAAACGCTTGGTTTTACCGGTCGCAAAGAAGGAATAGCGGCCCAGGCTGTCGTTTGTTTGATTCGCGAAGCGCAGCCGTAA